The stretch of DNA CAATAATGGCAATGTTACGAATGTGTTCCATAATTTCTGTATTCAAAATCAAACGAAAACTAGAGTCGGATACTTTGCCAAAACTTAGGGCCAACGTCAAGGGCTCGCTTGAAATAAAAGGCCGTCCATTCTACGCTGTTTTCAATGGATCAAAGCTTTTCGCGCCCCTGCCCCGTTTGCCAGCAGACGGAAGCGAAAGCTTTTTTGAAAAAACACGAATTGCCGCTCGTGCGGTGCGCGCGATGCTCGATGATTTTTGTGAACCCGGTTCCGGCGCACATGGCTACGGGGAAATTTTATGACGAGGCCGGGGCGGAATATCTTTCGCCAGATAAATTGGCGAGTGATTATGCGCCGGTGCGGTTCGAGCGGGAATTGCGGATTTTTCGCGCGCATTGCCCAAAGGGCTCGGTGCTGGATGTGGGGTGTTCGTCCGGCGGATTTTTGCATCAACTCAATCGGCGGTTTCCGGGCGATTACCAAATACTTGGCACGGATGTTTCGACGGCGCCGCTGGAACATGCGGCGAAAATGGGGGTGGCGATTGCGCGGGGAAATTTTTTGACGCGCGACTTTGGACAAAAATTCGATGCCATCACTTTTTGGGCGGTGATGGAGCATTTGTTTGAGCCACATTTGTTTTTGCGGCGCGCGGCGGAATTGCTCAAGCCGGGTGGCATTTGTTTTGTGCTGGTGCCGAACATGGGTTCGCTGGCGGTGCGATTGCTGGGGGCGAAGTATCGGTATATTTTTCCGGAGCATCTTAATTATTTCACGGCGCAGACGCTTAAAAAATTTATTGAGCGGGAATTGAGCGTGTTCAACGTGCGTACGACACATTTTAATCCGCTGGTCATCTGGCAGGATTTTCGCCGGGGTGAACGCGAGGTGGCGCGGGCGGAACGCTCACAGCTTTTGGCGCGCACGAATGCGTATAAGCAATCGCCGTGGCTGGGGCCGGCGAGAGCGGCGTATGGGTTTAGTGAGTG from Verrucomicrobiia bacterium encodes:
- a CDS encoding class I SAM-dependent methyltransferase, translated to MNPVPAHMATGKFYDEAGAEYLSPDKLASDYAPVRFERELRIFRAHCPKGSVLDVGCSSGGFLHQLNRRFPGDYQILGTDVSTAPLEHAAKMGVAIARGNFLTRDFGQKFDAITFWAVMEHLFEPHLFLRRAAELLKPGGICFVLVPNMGSLAVRLLGAKYRYIFPEHLNYFTAQTLKKFIERELSVFNVRTTHFNPLVIWQDFRRGEREVARAERSQLLARTNAYKQSPWLGPARAAYGFSEWGLARFFLADNLVAIARARN